The Fusarium oxysporum Fo47 chromosome II, complete sequence genome includes a region encoding these proteins:
- a CDS encoding PLU-1-like protein-domain-containing protein: MVSVPTVGAAAPAATHSTNASTRSSPSAPAGTSSKPKPKVNSNGYHPTNPQTPLSSLTSAPLDLTSVERRGQPTAVREPVVKQSRPHGLQEAPTYCPTEEEWKDPFEYLRKITPEAKNFGICKIIPPDSWNPDFAIDTEKFHFRTRKQELNSVEGSTRANLTYLDGLSKFHKQHGTNLHRLPYVDKKPLDLYRLKKAVESRGGFEKVCKHKKWAEIGRDLGYSGKIMSSLSTSLKNSYQRWLCPYEEYLRLAKPGVHQQLEQEYGGPLTPSPAQTPAKRSNVNTPLSIRGDSPARNASDALQANIIGVKSETDGDTPMPDAIPSQAPTSGGFTAVNSGGFTPANAGFTSVNRSVTSEPKSFTPDPKRFDSPASSAKNTPDNRASSLKETALKRQLSCESSSESARKDNDDEDPEAASGRRSKRLKKDAVPTVAGSHMTPFRPSVPRIPREEPPPPGEKCETCGSGEDAGSLLICESCDHSYHPACLDPPLKRKPDNEWNCARCLVGDGQFGFEEGGLYSLKQFQQKANDFKQGYFEKKMPFDHELKCHRPVTEEDVETEFWRLVADLEETVEVEYGADIHCTTHGSGFPTAERHPQNPYATDPWNLNVLPFHPESLFRHIKSDISGMTVPWVYVGMIFSTFCWHNEDHYAYSANYQHLGATKTWYGIPGEDAEKFENAMKEAVPELFETQPDLLFQLVTLLTPEQLKKAGVRVYALDQRAGQLVITFPQAYHAGFNHGFNFNEAVNFAPHDWEPFGLAGVERLQLFRRQPCFSHDELLWTAAESAATGLTIQTAKWLAPALDRIHKRELHQREQFVARHLETAPHHCKIGGGNEDTCSLTLKIEDEDVQDEDEQCCSYCKAFSYLSRFKCLQSGKVLCLLHAGYHACCDLPEQARFQGEGHILFFRKADDDMDAIYRKVMEKAQTPELWEEKYDKLLEEEARPSLKSLRALLHEGERIPYPLPSFPVLQDFVNRCNDWVGEATNFIVRKQQNRHKNDKAWQSSMRKSIGNSEQDQKERESRNVSNIYRLLDEAEHIGFDCPEIYQLQERAEAVKQFQTTAAQALRNTSTLSQKTVKELLEEGRGFNVDIPEVDQLMKVLEQSEWNEKAFTNRGVYMTLQEVQDLIEEGCKLGIPTYNDHLTYYRDQMHAGQQWEKKAKELIVAEFVHYPQLEALSRQVQINVLPVSQETLSAVDQILHKQREAQRQIVSLLERCRLPDLHDRPKYSEVVEIQKRLEDLNSKPDGTLELENERKRHEDWMRKGKKLFGKSNAPLHILKSHLEYVLERNMDCFDVENDTPRMPGEPVSREVSPEQGSSKWDDSRSRQVFCICRRVEAGMMIECEMCHEWYHYKCLKIARGKVKEDDKYTCPICDWRMKIPRDASRPKLEELLALAEEMATLPFQPEEEEVLNKIIDNAQNFRNHIANYCNPLLSTEAEAETQRFYLRKIEGAEVLLTYETNFFRQELHKWCPVAPEAPPIQEQSRSTRKPRPTKLQKMLVEYGVDNPDDLPEHARGKANSLRRKAANAEAAAAAASHSMGGIGSGYGGSGYYPRSGEAGSPNSHGERRESQSSGHSRTNSVSLGNGMHAGPLGAGGPQLVVDNSSMSLEDRILQGHDDGLNFQTDAEKSKALEILARTELGRKQAEAMWGPNVWGTGHGSIERRVSNPMDEEMIKQEEGNVDQMFKEMTNQDEDDEKKIDAGGDVTMTTASLEKERNGMDALLDGE, translated from the exons ATGGTGTCAGTGCCAACTGTTGGCGCCGCGGCTCCTGCAGCCACCCATAGCACGAATGCAAGCACGCGAAGCTCACCCAGTGCTCCCGCTGGCACCTCATCGAAACCGAAACCCAAGGTGAATTCTAATGGATACCACCCGACCAATCCACAGACACCTCTCAGCTCACTTACGAGTGCTCCGCTGGATCTTACCTCCGTCGAACGTCGCGGACAACCCACCGCAGTCAGGGAACCAGTCGTCAAGCAGAGCCGTCCACACGGTCTGCAAGAGGCACCGACGTACTGCCCAACGGAAGAGGAATGGAAAGATCCTTTCGAATACCTACGGAAAATCACACCTGAAGCAAAGAACTTTGGCATCTGCAAGATCATTCCACCGGATTCTTGGAACCCAGACTTTGCCATTGATACCGAG AAATTCCATTTTAGAACCCGAAAACAAGAGTTGAACTCGGTGGAAGGGA GTACACGTGCCAACCTTACCTATCTTGATGGCCTTTCAAAATTTCACAAGCAACATGGCACCAATCTACATCGCTTACCGTACGTGGACAAGAAACCGCTTGATCTTTATAGATTAAAGAAAGCAGTCGAGTCGCGGGGCGGCTTTGAAAAGGTTTGCAAGCATAAGAAATGGGCAGAAATTGGTCGTGATTTGGGCTATAGTGGGAAGATCATGTCCTCTCTCTCGACGTCACTCAAAAACTCTTATCAACGATGGCTTTGTCCATACGAGGAGTACCTCCGACTCGCGAAACCTGGAGTTCACCAACAGCTGGAGCAAGAGTATGGTGGACCATTGACCCCGAGTCCTGCACAAACTCCAGCTAAGCGATCAAATGTCAACACACCTCTCAGCATCCGAGGTGATTCCCCAGCGCGCAATGCTTCCGACGCACTCCAGGCCAACATCATTGGAGTGAAGAGTGAAACGGATGGCGACACGCCCATGCCCGATGCCATACCCTCTCAAGCTCCAACATCTGGTGGATTCACAGCAGTCAACTCGGGCGGGTTTACTCCCGCGAATGCTGGCTTCACAAGTGTCAATCGCAGTGTGACCAGTGAGCCAAAAAGCTTCACCCCTGACCCTAAGCGTTTTGACAGCCCTGCCTCTTCAGCAAAGAATACTCCGGACAATCGAGCCTCCAGTCTAAAAGAAACAGCATTGAAACGACAGCTAAGCTGCGAAAGCTCATCTGAATCGGCCAGAAAGGacaacgatgatgaggaccCTGAAGCGGCTAGCGGCCGTCGCAGCAAGCGACTCAAGAAAG ATGCTGTCCCCACTGTGGCTGGATCGCACATGACGCCATTCCGTCCTTCAGTGCCCAGGATTCCGCGAGAAgagccaccaccaccaggcGAG AAATGCGAAACTTGTGGCAGTGGTGAAGATGCTGGTTCTCTACTGATTTGCGAGTCTTGCGACCATTCCTACCACCCAGCATGCCTCGACCCACCTTTAAAACGAAAGCCGGATAACGAATGGAACTGCGCACGATGCCTGGTTGGAGATGGCCAATTCGGATTCGAGGAGGGAGGTCTTTACTCACTAAAGCAGTTCCAGCAAAAGGCAAACGACTTCAAGCAGGGCtactttgagaagaagatgccatTCGACCACGAGCTCAAATGCCATCGACCTGTCAccgaggaggatgttgagactGAGTTTTGGAGATTGGTTGCCGACCTGGAAGAGACGGTTGAGGTCGAGTACGGAGCCGATATCCATTGCACGACTCATGGTTCAGGATTTCCGACGGCAGAGCGACATCCTCAAAACCCATATGCGACTGATCCGTGGAACCTTAATGTTCTTCCGTTCCATCCCGAGAGTCTATTCAGGCATATCAAATCCGATATCTCTGGCATGACAGTTCCCTGGGTTTATGTCGGTATGATCTTTTCGACATTCTGCTGGCACAACGAGGATCACTATGCCTACTCTGCCAACTACCAGCACCTTGGCGCAACTAAGACTTGGTACGGTATCCCTGGGGAGGACGCTGAAAAGTTCGAGAACGCCATGAAGGAAGCCGTCCCAGAGTTGTTCGAAACACAACCAGATCTACTCTTCCAGCTGGTCACGCTCTTGACCCCCGAACAATTGAAGAAGGCCGGAGTTCGTGTATACGCTCTAGACCAGAGAGCTGGCCAACTCGTCATTACATTCCCGCAGGCTTACCATGCTGGATTTAACCATGGattcaacttcaacgagGCTGTCAACTTTGCGCCACATGACTGGGAACCTTTTGGACTTGCTGGCGTCGAGCGATTGCAACTATTCCGAAGGCAACCGTGCTTCTCTCACGACGAGCTTCTCTGGACCGCTGCGGAAAGTGCTGCGACAGGCCTAACCATCCAGACCGCGAAATGGCTAGCACCCGCCCTCGATCGCATACACAAGCGAGAGTTACATCAAAGGGAACAATTTGTCGCAAGACATCTTGAAACAGCACCTCATCACTGTAAAATTGGAGGAGGTAACGAAGATACATGTTCTTTGACACTTAAGATagaagacgaagatgtccaagacgaagacgagcaGTGTTGCAGTTATTGTAAGGCTTTCTCGTATCTCTCGCGCTTCAAGTGCCTCCAGTCGGGCAAGGTTCTTTGCTTGCTTCACGCAGGCTACCACGCTTGTTGTGATCTGCCCGAGCAAGCTCGATTCCAAGGCGAAGGACACATCCTTTTCTTCAGAAAAGCGGACGACGATATGGATGCGATCTACCGCAAGGTGATGGAGAAAGCACAAACTCCCGAGCTATGGGAGGAAAAGTATGACAAACtacttgaagaagaggcaagGCCGTCGCTCAAATCACTACGTGCCCTCCTTCACGAAGGCGAGCGCATTCCTTACCCTCTCCCTTCATTTCCCGTGCTTCAGGATTTCGTCAATCGATGCAATGATTGGGTGGGAGAGGCAACAAACTTCATTGTGAGGAAGCAGCAAAACCGACACAAGAATGACAAAGCCTGGCAATCAAGCATGCGAAAGTCCATCGGTAACTCTGAGCAGGAccaaaaagagagagaatcTCGGAATGTCTCAAACATCTATCGACTTCTCGATGAAGCTGAACACATCGGTTTTGACTGCCCAGAGATTTACCAGCTTCAAGAGCGCGCCGAGGCTGTCAAACAATTCCAGACCACTGCAGCGCAGGCTTTGAGGAACACCTCCACCTTGTCACAGAAGACGGTCAAGGAACTTCTCGAAGAAGGGCGCGGCTTTAATGTGGACATTCCTGAGGTTGACCAATTGATGAAGGTGCTGGAGCAGTCAGAATGGAATGAGAAAGCCTTCACCAACCGAGGAGTGTACATGACTCTTCAAGAAGTTCAGGATCTTATCGAAGAAGGATGCAAGCTTGGGATCCCAACCTACAACGACCATTTGACCTACTATCGCGACCAGATGCACGCTGGACAGCagtgggagaagaaggctaAGGAACTCATTGTTGCTGAGTTTGTTCACTACCCACAGCTCGAAGCACTATCGCGTCAAGTGCAGATCAACGTGCTTCCCGTTTCGCAGGAGACTCTGAGCGCAGTTGATCAAATCCTTCACAAACAACGCGAAGCCCAACGCCAGATAGTTTCATTGTTGGAGCGGTGTCGGCTCCCCGATTTGCATGACCGACCCAAGTATTCGGAGGTCGTAGAGATTCAGAAGAGATTGGAAGACCTCAATTCGAAACCAGATGGAACCCTCGAACTTGAAAACGAACGCAAGCGTCATGAGGATTGGATGCGAAAAGGGAAGAAACTCTTCGGTAAATCCAACGCCCCATTGCATATCCTCAAGAGTCATCTTGAGTACGTACTAGAACGCAACATGGATTGCTTCGATGTCGAAAACGACACGCCTCGAATGCCCGGGGAGCCGGTTTCAAGAGAGGTCAGCCCCGAGCAAGGATCCAGCAAATGGGACGACAGTCGATCCCGACAAGTTTTTTGTATCTGCAGAAGGGTTGAGGCGGGAATGATGATTGAGTGCGAAATGTGCCACGAATG GTATCACTACAAATGCCTCAAGATTGCCCGCGGCAAGGTCAAAGAGGATGACAAGTATACTTGTCCGATCTGCGACTGGCGGATGAAGATTCCCCGAGATGCGTCGCGGCCGAAGCTGGAGGAGCTGCTGGCTCTCGCCGAGGAAATGGCAACATTGCCCTTCCAgcctgaggaagaagaggttcTCAACAAGATTATCGACAATGCACAGAACTTCCGAAACCATATTGCCAACTACTGCAACCCGTTATTGTCTAcagaagctgaagcagaAACCCAACGATTTTATCTGCGCAAGATTGAAGGCGCGGAGGTGTTACTCACGTACGAGACCAATTTCTTCCGCCAAGAACTCCATAAATGGTGCCCTGTGGCCCCTGAGGCTCCGCCGATCCAAGAGCAGTCCAGAAGCACACGAAAACCACGACCGACAAAACTACAGAAGATGTTGGTTGAGTACGGCGTTGACAATCCTGACGACCTGCCGGAACACGCCCGAGGAAAGGCGAATAGTCTGCGCCGGAAGGCAGCCAACGCTGAAGCCGCAGCAGCGGCGGCGTCGCATTCTATGGGTGGAATCGGATCTGGGTATGGAGGATCGGGATATTACCCACGTTCCGGTGAAGCTGGCAGCCCCAACAGCCACGGAGAGCGTCGCGAATCGCAGTCCTCAGGCCATTCAAGAACCAATTCGGTAAGCCTGGGCAATGGCATGCATGCTGGACCCCTGGGAGCTGGCGGTCCGCAGCTGGTTGTTGACAACTCATCAATGTCTTTGGAGGACAGAATTCTTCAAGGTCACGATGATGGTCTCAACTTCCAAACcgatgctgagaagagcAAAGCTTTGGAGATTCTTGCGAGGACCGAACTGGGTAGAAAACAAGCCGAGGCCATGTGGGGACCCAACGTTTGGGGAACTGGACATGGGTCTATTGAGAGACGCGTCTCTAATCCGATGGATGAAGAAATGATCAAGCAGGAAGAGGGCAACGTGGATCAAATGTTCAAGGAGATGACGAAccaagacgaagatgacgagaaaaAGATCGATGCTGGGGGAGATGTCACCATGACCACAGCGTCCTTGGAAAAGGAGAGAAATGGGATGGACGCTCTTCTAGACGGGGAATGA